In Strigops habroptila isolate Jane chromosome 14, bStrHab1.2.pri, whole genome shotgun sequence, one genomic interval encodes:
- the ATAD5 gene encoding ATPase family AAA domain-containing protein 5 has protein sequence MVGRVAVAAAAASLPGTDGDAQPCKKRREEDTSVETITRYFSPLAKSVDKVLSPPKPNNILDYFKKTAVAEKATLPLGAGENKTPFDADDEDCKSPYKPPLKRRRKGKRVNLNNKLKEMKESENKHEIEISSDGSRETTGLKQDSSDFIATCTLVDQKSARELEDNAERENFSNAVVYRKNAKKVGSDINGRKNRIRKLRKRKRKVDMDLSEGFPSENQLNEKCKKETEDEEPLVSPTIAERDVVVISDSSFDDKRSQVNNSIITVSFEDFLKSQGENNVDHIEGDAKPTTDNLATANEVDKSDTVSDPERCEESQQLPLRTVTVLAQVHSIPPRLAPLHQEQKGSRKIASIFLKQKGCIGEKESSPPLLDSEQTEQVTQKRRSNVVIEEEELELAVLETAGSDSSKPKCSLEERHQFMKAFRQPTSDVVKSGVKKAPGKQKQAIGKSAKEKEGPEDDIASHKGLESGVPEDSSPKNNRTKPKRPRKIQKKGSRRKALETKERNVSDTSNCNKDEDSGANVLTKENTLDVRISSSPKVNELRRSLRQKQIKTPKKVTPKKPRIRETFSEDEISGCLLQTSTPKSRKQSLKKSSMYKAEVITMPFDGNSPIRMRFTRISATTKSSKAEAMKNEEFNSKNMKMSSTSKSLSKAKQLIEKAKAIQHNRSKVTEDLPAPVRRSSRQRALAEKKKLQESEESVESVIILDSSLSQDTTTVQNVKQKNLRSLNDVLGKKPRNVKVAKNSNGKLRYPPSFLGRNAQNSAGAPVVIFDESSQDASENSQDDDQFRAKREFLMSGLPESLKRQIAKKAAAMEAYSLASSCFKTVVHVQQKDDCCPMWKLQSPSCPLLTKLRNLNTEVTNVAKIALSLGAFSTVNSKLTGNCSAPVLSGHRPVFPDTFRKDLLDEIMSSNSQFPVRKYFYKFLKRQTERLGSESSAQESRAGTAKSEVNQKHSDNWKETKRKRKETEERKSKRRKQIEGSETEIKSGVSENLFSPTSGEKQAGTEQAMHVGKNKTQKPDVMIEDTGYLAEPNSLSGAEKEDMLWTEKYQPQDSSELVGNKKEIERLHSWLKEWKKRADWEEKRNQKGEKDKEHEDSLDSLDFKDNKSDIEEETSLCNTVLITGPPGVGKTAAVYACAQELGFKIFEVNASCQRSGRQILSQLKEATQSHQVDKKGINAHKPCFFNSCSSAKSPKKIYSPKKVVSPRKPPLSPKGAGLKRNLPPKTLANYFKISSKRKSSDGAGTSREKNQASAGNTQNSLEDKKDAQIKSTNKEIEGGEHNRKSATSLILFEEVDIIFDEDAGFLSAIKTFMATAKRPVILTTNDPTFSLMFDGYFEEINFRTPSLINAASYLQVLCLAENLRTDVKDLAALLTTNNCDIRQSVLYLQFWVRSGGGCLKDKRLAHHGGEETNKGDHVIHSEKTTDSKMDFSQADAHPQELPKCDTGCVETLLGLKNILMPSEDLFTFLKHKITTMDTWNKWMQLLTEFQMKKVDFMYRNLEFILPLPVQVLSNQSEAPGSVLERTTIVSSKNRSTNSYCSGKSSPVKKSEKTKRQKKLEILDDSDLFDTALNYSAEFITLPSDSPASCTEVNKEESKLLMNKEEKEIQTKTSANEKSSALASQCLNSLTEFVETMSFLDCCVNTNTKEPLEFSTDEGFNWTNGKIKNGLCDEFSIENTDWWSSQSCSEIMAAIEALSFNKCSVNISQNLESALSTSKAPESDELEGLTLRISNTRNCVSFSQSADSSIHRKAEKRLAVIRTVFSRSPLNLGNKQASILEYLPTLRSICRSEKLKEQGKTKRRFLHYLEGIHLEIPRQMINGLSLDFP, from the exons ATGGTGGGCAGGGTCGCCGTGGCCGCGGCGGCCGCCTCCCTCCCCGGCACAGACGGCGACGCTCAG CCATGCAAGAAGCGGCGCGAGGAAGATACTTCTGTGGAAACAATCACGAGATATTTTTCGCCTTTAGCAAAATCAGTGGATAAAGTGTTGTCGCCgccaaaacccaacaacatactggattattttaaaaagacagctGTAGCTGAGAAAGCCACATTGCCACTTGGagctggagaaaataaaacaccattTGATGCTGATGATGAAGACTGTAAGTCGCCTTATAAACCACCTTTAAAgcggaggaggaaggggaagagagttaatttaaataataagcTAAAGGAGATGAAAGAATCTGAGAATAaacatgaaatagaaattaGTAGTGATGGCAGCAGAGAAACAACAGGACTGAAACAAGACAGCAGTGATTTTATTGCTACTTGTACTTTAGTTGACCAGAAAAGTGCAAGAGAACTAGAAGATAACGCGGAAAGAGAGAACTTCTCAAATGCTGTGGTCtacagaaaaaatgcaaagaaagttGGTTCTGacataaatggaagaaaaaataggaTAAGAAAATTGAGGAAAAGGAAGCGCAAAGTAGATATGGATTTGTCTGAAGGTTTTCCATCTGAAAACCAGCTGAATGAAAAGTGTAAAAAGGAAACCGAAGATGAGGAACCGCTGGTATCTCCTACAATAGCAGAGCGTGACGTTGTTGTTATTAGTGATTCCAGTTTTGATGACAAGAGGTCGCAGGTAAATAACAGTATAATAACAGTGTCGTTTGAGGACTTCTTGAAGAGTCAGGGAGAAAATAACGTAGATCACATTGAAGGAGACGCAAAGCCAACAACAGACAATCTTGCTACAGCAAATGAAGTGGACAAAAGTGATACTGTTAGTGACCCAGAGAGGTGTGAGGAATCTCAACAGCTGCCACTTAGAACGGTAACTGTCCTTGCACAAGTTCATTCCATTCCCCCCAGATTAGCTCCATTACATCAGGAGCAGAAAGGCTCTAGGAAAATAGCTTCCATTTTCTTGAAGCAGAAAGGATGtataggggaaaaagaaagtagcCCACCCCTCTTGGACAGTGAACAAACTGAACAGGTTACTCAGAAAAGAAGATCTAATGTAGTTATTGAGGAAGAAGAATTGGAGTTAGCTGTACTAGAGACTGCAGGGTCAGATTCTTCAAAGCCAAAATGTAGTCTGGAAGAAAGGCATCAGTTCATGAAGGCGTTCAGACAACCGACATCAGATGTAGTAAAAAGTGGCGTTAAAAAGgcacctggaaaacaaaagcaagccaTTGGAAagtctgcaaaagaaaaagaaggaccTGAAGATGACATTGCTTCACATAAAGGATTAGAAAGTGGAGTACCAGAAGATTCTAGTCCTAAAAACAATCGAACTAAACCCAAAAGACCTAGAAAGAttcagaaaaaaggaagcagaaggaaagctttGGAAACTAAGGAAAGAAATGTCTCGGATACTAGCAACTGTAACAAAGATGAGGATTCAGGTGCTAATGTTCTCACTAAGGAAAACACCTTAGATGTAAGAATTTCATCAAGTCCAAAAGTGAATGAGTTAAGGAGGAGTTTAAGGCAGAAGCAAatcaaaacaccaaaaaaagttACACCTAAAAAACCCCGGATTAGAGAGACCTTCTCTGAAGATGAAATAAGTGGCTGTCTTTTACAGACTTCAACTCCAAAATCAAGAAAGCAATccttgaagaaaagcagcatgtatAAAGCCGAGGTGATTACCATGCCCTTTGATGGGAACAGCCCAATCAG AATGAGGTTTACACGTATCAGTGCGACCACAAAATCAAGTAAAGCTGAAgccatgaaaaatgaagagtttAACTCCAAAAATATGAAG ATGAGCTCTACTTCTAAAAGCCTGTCCAAAGCGAAACAACTGATTGAAAAGGCAAAGGCTATTCAGCATAATAGATCAAAGGTTACTGAAGACTTACCAGCTCCTGTGAGGCGCTCGTCCCGGCAGCGAGCtcttgctgaaaagaaaaaattacaagaaagtGAA GAATCAGTAGAATCAGTAATAATTTTAGATTCAAGTCTGAGTCAAGACACTACTACCGTGCAGAATGTGAAGCAAAAGAATCTTCGGAGCTTAAAtgatgttttggggaaaaagccTAGAAACGTGAAAGTTGCAAAGAACTCAAATG gaaaactgagATATCCACCTTCCTTCCTAGGCAGAAATGCTCAGAACTCTGCAGGTGCACCAGTTGTGATCTTTGATGAAAGCAG CCAAGATGCATCTGAAAACTCTCAAGATGATGATCAGTTCAGAGCAAAACGTGAATTCTTAATGAGTGGATTGCCAGAGTCACTGAAAAGACAGAttgcaaagaaagcagcagcaatggaagcGTATTCTCTTGCAAGTTCATGTTTCAAGACTGTTGTCCACGTACAGCAGAAGGATGACT GTTGTCCGATGTGGAAATTGCAATCACCATCATGTCCTCTATTAACTAAGCTAAGGAATCTGAACACTGAAGTCACCAACGTCGCAAAAATCGCTCTCTCACTTGGTGCATTTTCCACTGTGAATTCAAAACTAACTGGAAACTGTTCCGCACCTGTG CTTTCTGGCCACCGACCCGTTTTTCCTGATACATTCAGGAAAGATTTACTAGATGAGATCATGTCTTCTAATTCCCAATTTCCTGTGAGAAAATACTTCTACAAGTTTCTGAAAAGGCAAACGGAACGGCTGGGTTCTGAAAGCAGTGCACAAG aaagcagagctggcacTGCAAAATCTGAGGTAAATCAGAAACATTCTGACAACTGGAAGGaaaccaagaggaaaaggaaagaaacagaagagcgcaaatcaaaaagaagaaaacaaatcgAAGGTTCagagactgaaataaaatcaggagTTTCTGAGAACCTTTTTTCTCCCACAtctggagaaaaacaagcaggGACAGAACAAGCCATGCATGTGGGAAAAAACAAGACCCAGAAACCAGATGTTATGATAGAAGACACTGGATATTTAGCAGAGCCAAATTCACTTTCAG GTGCTGAGAAGGAAGACATGCTCTGGACAGAAAAATACCAGCCTCAAGATTCCAGTGAACTTGTAgggaacaagaaagaaattgaaaggcTACACAG TTGGttaaaagaatggaaaaaaagagctgattgggaagaaaaaagaaatcagaaagggGAGAAGGACAAAGAGCATGAAG ATTCTTTGGACAGCCTTGACTTTAAAGATAATAAATCTGACATTGAGGAAGAGACTAGCCTCTGCAATACAGTTCTGATAACTGGCCCACCGGGAGTGGGGAAAACGGCTGCAGTATATGCTTGTGCTCAGGAGCTGGGTTTTAAG ATATTTGAAGTCAATGCCTCTTGCCAGCGTAGCGGGAGACAGATACTGTCTCAACTAAAAGAAGCTACTCAGTCTCATCAAGTGGACAAAAAGGGCATTAATGCTCATAAGCCTTGCTTTTTTAACAGTTGTAGCAGTGCCAAGTCACCAA aaaaaatatattctccAAAGAAAGTTGTTTCACCCAGAAAACCTCCACTGTCCCCTAAAGGAGCAGGATTAAAACGGAACTTGCCCCCTAAAACACTTGCAAACTATTTCAAGATTTCTTCCAAACGTAAAAGTAGTGATGGAGCAGGGACATCTcgagaaaaaaatcaag CATCTGCAGGAAATACTCAGAATTCACTTGAAGACAAGAAAGATGCTCAAATTAAGTcaacaaacaaagaaatagaaggaggagaacacaacagaaaaagtGCAACATCTCTCATTCTCTTTGAAGAG GTAGATATAATATTTGATGAAGATGCAGGATTTCTAAGTGCAATAAAGACATTCATGGCAACAGCAAAGAGACCTGTAATTCTTACTACCAATG ATCCAACATTCAGCTTAATGTTTGATGGCTATTTTGAAGAGATCAACTTTAGAACCCCTTCCCTG ATAAATGCTGCGAGCTACCTTCAAGTGCTGTGTCTGGCTGAGAATCTGCGAACAGATGTGAAAGACTTGGCTGCTCTGTTAACCACAAATAACTGTGATATCAGACAAAGTGTTCTCTACTTACAATTTTGGGTTAGAAGTGGAGGTGGATGCTTGAAAGACAAACGTTTGGCACATCATG gaggagaggagacaaATAAAGGAGATCATGTAATTCATTCTGAAAAGACTACTGATTCCAAGATGGACTTTTCTCAAGCTGATGCACATCCTCAGGAACTTCCAAAATGTGATACAGGCTGTGTAGAGACATTGCTTGGCCTTAAGAATATCCTGATGCCTTCAGAAGACTTGTTTACATTTCTTAAG CACAAAATCACAACCATGGACACATGGAACAAATGGatgcagcttctcacagaattCCAGATGAAGAAAGTGGATTTTATGTATCGTAATCTTGAATTTATTCTTCCCTTACCAGTGCAAGTTCTTTCAAACCAGTCTGAAGCCCCTGGCTCTGTACTTGAAAGGACTACCATAGTTTCTTCAAAAAACAGATCTACTAATAGTTATTGCTCTGGAAAAAGTAGCCCTGtaaaaaagtctgaaaagacaaagagacagaaaaagctTGAAATATTGGATGATAGTGACTTATTTGATACTGCACTGAACTATTCAGCTGAATTCATAACTTTGCCATCAGATAGTCCTGCATCATGCACTGAAGTGAATAAAGAGGAATCAAAATTGTTGatgaataaagaagaaaaagaaattcaaactaAAACCTCAGCAAATGAGAAAAGCTCTGCTCTTGCTTCTCAGTGTCTGAATTCACTGACTGAATTTGTGGAGACCATGTCATTCTTGGATTGCTGTGTGAACACTAACACCAAGGAACCACTGGAGTTTTCTACAGATGAAGGATTTAATTGGACAAATGGCAAAATCAAAAATGGTCTTTGTGATGAATTCAGTATAGAAAATACTGATTGGTGGAGTTCCCAGAGCTGTAGTGAGATAATGGCAGCTATTGAAGCACTCAGTTTTAACAAGTGTTCCGTTAATATTTCACAAAACTTGGAATCCGCTTTGAGTACCAGTAAAGCACCTGAAAGTGATGAACTGGAGGGACTTACTTTGCGTATTTCAAACACAAGAAATTGTGTATCCTTCAGTCAGTCTGCTGATTCAAG cattcacagaaaagcagagaagaggctGGCAGTCATCAGAACAGTATTTTCCAGAAGTCCTTTAAACCTGGGTAACAAGCAAGCCAGCATACTGGAATACCTCCCCACTCTTCGCAGTATCTGTAGGTCTGAGAAGCTAAAAGAGCAAGGGAAGACTAAAAGAAG gtTCTTGCATTATCTTGAAGGGATTCATCTCGAAATACCCAGACAAATGATAAATGGTCTGTCTTTAGACTTCCCTTAA